The proteins below come from a single Chitinophaga pinensis DSM 2588 genomic window:
- a CDS encoding cupin domain-containing protein produces the protein MKITKVGSTASVKGPQDWFTGDVRIDPLFDANESRRGAAASVTFEPGARTAWHTHPLGQTLIVTAGCGWAQREGGPVETIRPGDVVWFEPDEKHWHGATATTGMTHIAIQENLNGKVVDWLEKVTEEAYKG, from the coding sequence ATGAAAATTACAAAGGTCGGTTCGACTGCTTCGGTTAAAGGTCCGCAAGATTGGTTCACAGGAGATGTGAGGATAGATCCACTATTCGACGCCAATGAATCAAGAAGAGGCGCCGCTGCAAGTGTGACGTTTGAACCAGGGGCAAGAACCGCCTGGCATACGCATCCACTTGGTCAGACGTTAATTGTAACTGCTGGTTGTGGCTGGGCGCAACGGGAAGGCGGCCCGGTGGAAACAATACGTCCGGGCGACGTGGTTTGGTTTGAGCCAGACGAAAAACACTGGCATGGTGCTACCGCTACAACGGGAATGACACATATTGCCATCCAGGAGAACCTGAACGGGAAAGTGGTGGATTGGCTGGAAAAAGTAACAGAAGAA
- a CDS encoding nuclear transport factor 2 family protein translates to MHIQELADRIALKELVDKVSILADRKDVHAQVQLFTENGISETFAGDTAILKLKGRKAMEEAFADLLKDYETVYHFNGQQQLTIDGDEATGICYCLVTLIGIENDKRIKTDIGAVYHDRFIRENNSWLIAQRIGYFNWQDKSELPLPHSGKC, encoded by the coding sequence ATGCACATACAGGAATTAGCTGATAGAATAGCGCTCAAAGAACTTGTTGATAAAGTCTCTATCCTGGCAGATAGGAAAGACGTACATGCACAGGTACAGCTGTTTACCGAAAATGGAATATCAGAAACCTTCGCCGGAGATACCGCCATTTTAAAACTGAAAGGCCGTAAAGCAATGGAAGAAGCGTTTGCCGATCTGTTGAAAGACTATGAAACCGTTTACCATTTTAATGGTCAGCAACAACTGACCATTGACGGAGATGAAGCTACCGGCATCTGTTATTGCCTCGTTACATTGATCGGTATAGAGAACGATAAAAGAATAAAGACCGATATCGGAGCTGTTTACCATGATCGTTTCATCCGCGAAAATAATAGCTGGCTGATTGCTCAACGGATAGGCTATTTCAACTGGCAGGACAAAAGTGAACTTCCCCTTCCGCATTCAGGAAAATGCTGA
- a CDS encoding NADP-dependent oxidoreductase yields the protein MENNVTKSTGTMKAVRIHEFGGPAVLRYEDAPLPVLKAGELLVRVYAVGINPPDWYLREGYKSLPPEWRPSMPMPVIPGTDISGVVEAIAPDVKGFSVGDEVFSMVRFPSFGDSAAYAEYVAAPAQDFAHKPAGIDHVQAAAAPMAALTAWQFLIELGHDVQNPLQPETHRPVPLEGKTVLVNGAAGGVGHFAVQLAKWKGAHVIAVASGKHETFLRALGADEFIDYTQQAPEDVAKDIDLVIDTLGGPTTGRFLHTLKRGGALFPVFLGFSDGEEAVKKGITVSMTQVRSNGPQLETIGRLLDDKTIRVAIDSTFSLADAQKAHERAAHGHIQGKIVLTVDK from the coding sequence ATGGAAAATAATGTAACCAAAAGCACTGGTACAATGAAGGCTGTCAGGATCCACGAATTCGGCGGACCAGCAGTATTACGCTATGAAGATGCACCGCTGCCGGTATTGAAGGCAGGAGAATTGCTCGTACGTGTGTACGCCGTAGGTATTAATCCGCCGGACTGGTACCTGCGCGAGGGATATAAATCGCTCCCGCCGGAATGGCGTCCATCGATGCCTATGCCTGTTATCCCAGGTACAGATATATCGGGTGTCGTTGAAGCCATTGCACCGGATGTAAAAGGCTTCTCCGTAGGAGATGAAGTATTTAGCATGGTCCGCTTTCCCAGCTTCGGAGACAGCGCCGCCTATGCGGAGTATGTCGCTGCGCCCGCACAGGATTTCGCACACAAACCGGCTGGCATAGATCACGTACAGGCAGCAGCTGCGCCGATGGCAGCCCTTACCGCATGGCAGTTCCTCATAGAACTGGGCCATGATGTACAGAACCCGCTTCAGCCGGAAACGCATCGTCCTGTACCGCTGGAGGGTAAAACCGTCCTCGTAAATGGCGCTGCTGGTGGTGTGGGGCACTTTGCCGTGCAACTCGCTAAATGGAAAGGCGCACACGTGATCGCAGTAGCCTCAGGTAAGCATGAAACATTCCTCCGTGCACTCGGTGCAGACGAATTCATCGACTATACACAACAGGCGCCGGAAGACGTTGCAAAGGATATCGATCTAGTTATTGATACACTGGGTGGTCCGACTACTGGTCGCTTCCTGCACACCCTCAAACGTGGCGGCGCATTGTTCCCGGTATTCTTAGGCTTCTCTGATGGAGAAGAGGCTGTGAAGAAAGGTATCACAGTCTCCATGACACAGGTACGCTCTAATGGTCCGCAACTGGAAACAATCGGACGTCTGCTGGATGACAAGACCATTCGCGTGGCTATCGATAGCACCTTCTCACTCGCCGATGCACAGAAAGCACATGAACGGGCAGCGCATGGTCACATCCAGGGCAAGATTGTTCTCACGGTTGATAAATAA
- a CDS encoding helix-turn-helix domain-containing protein produces the protein MKAIPSPIIYRSISEFMRDLDLPKPLHPLIALVNYDAEKVGHDLVGHSFMIDFYKISFKRDFSGHIRYGQDYYDFEEGGMAFLAPNQVVTMSGEESCLDGYILLFHADLIRNYPLGKTIQQYGFFTYAVKEALFLSDKEKKKIDGLFANIADELDNNTDAFSQDVLVSQIELLLNYSNRFYNRQFLTRKAIHHDLITQMNTYLESRFADQSGGIPTVPEVAGHLQVSPRYLTDMLRSLTGQSAQQHIHDRLIERAKMILSTTRLTIAEVAYQLGFEHPQSFNKLFKRHTNLAPNVFRKSFN, from the coding sequence ATGAAAGCAATACCTTCGCCCATCATATATAGAAGTATCTCCGAGTTTATGCGGGACCTGGATCTGCCTAAACCGCTGCATCCGCTGATCGCCCTGGTGAACTATGATGCAGAGAAAGTCGGCCACGATCTCGTCGGTCACAGCTTTATGATCGACTTTTACAAGATCTCCTTTAAACGGGACTTCAGCGGTCATATAAGATACGGCCAGGACTACTATGATTTTGAAGAAGGAGGCATGGCTTTTTTAGCGCCCAACCAGGTAGTCACTATGTCCGGAGAAGAAAGCTGCCTCGATGGTTATATATTGTTGTTTCACGCCGACCTGATCCGGAATTACCCTTTAGGGAAGACGATCCAGCAGTATGGCTTCTTCACTTATGCAGTAAAGGAAGCCCTCTTCCTGTCTGATAAGGAAAAGAAAAAGATCGACGGCCTGTTTGCCAACATCGCCGACGAACTGGACAACAACACAGACGCCTTTAGCCAGGACGTACTGGTTTCTCAGATCGAACTACTGCTCAACTACAGCAATCGCTTTTACAACCGGCAGTTCCTGACGCGTAAAGCCATTCACCATGACCTGATCACCCAGATGAATACCTACCTGGAATCCCGCTTTGCGGATCAGTCAGGTGGTATACCTACCGTTCCGGAAGTAGCAGGCCATCTACAGGTGTCGCCCAGATACCTGACAGATATGCTCCGGTCATTAACCGGACAAAGCGCACAACAGCATATCCATGACCGGCTCATAGAAAGAGCGAAAATGATTTTAAGCACCACCCGGCTAACCATCGCCGAAGTCGCGTACCAACTGGGATTTGAACACCCCCAGTCTTTTAATAAGCTGTTTAAACGCCACACCAACCTGGCGCCAAATGTTTTCAGAAAATCCTTTAACTGA
- the map gene encoding type I methionyl aminopeptidase has protein sequence MSITKESELIGMQRASEAVAYTLKEMRTYAQPGMSTKELDQYGAKILSSMGAKSAPYLTYGFPGYTCISVDNEFCHGIPSEKRILKEGDLINIDVSAELDGFWADNGGSFVLGNDIHQHQKLVDASREILRKTLDNIRGGVKIADIGHLMETEAKKRGFKVIKNLGGHGIGRGLHEEPGELMNYKNRFDVRRFKKNSVVAIETFISTSSTYATELNDGWTMVGNKGGYMAQHEHTIVVTDGKPIILTEMNEIFN, from the coding sequence ATGTCAATAACAAAAGAATCTGAACTGATAGGAATGCAGAGAGCGAGTGAGGCGGTTGCATATACCTTAAAAGAAATGAGGACCTATGCGCAACCAGGGATGAGTACGAAAGAGCTTGACCAATATGGGGCTAAGATACTATCCAGCATGGGTGCGAAGTCTGCGCCATATTTAACATATGGATTTCCGGGATACACCTGCATTAGTGTTGATAATGAGTTTTGTCATGGTATTCCTTCAGAGAAACGTATTCTAAAAGAAGGAGATCTGATCAATATTGATGTATCAGCAGAGCTGGATGGTTTCTGGGCGGATAATGGCGGTTCATTTGTGCTGGGTAATGATATTCACCAGCATCAGAAGTTGGTGGATGCATCCAGGGAAATATTAAGAAAGACCCTTGATAATATCAGAGGGGGTGTGAAAATAGCGGATATCGGGCATCTGATGGAAACGGAGGCGAAGAAGAGAGGTTTTAAAGTGATTAAAAATCTTGGCGGGCATGGTATCGGAAGAGGGCTACACGAAGAACCGGGAGAGTTAATGAATTATAAGAACCGCTTTGATGTAAGACGCTTTAAAAAGAATTCTGTTGTAGCGATAGAAACGTTTATTTCCACCAGTTCGACCTATGCGACAGAACTGAATGACGGATGGACGATGGTAGGCAATAAAGGCGGTTATATGGCGCAGCATGAGCATACCATTGTAGTTACTGATGGAAAGCCGATTATCTTAACGGAGATGAATGAAATATTTAACTAA
- a CDS encoding SDR family NAD(P)-dependent oxidoreductase, whose protein sequence is MDYKLAGKRALVTGSSAGLGEAIAIMLADEGVHVIVHGRNEERTKAVAQRITEAGGTVEVALGDLATDEGADNVAKVALAGGPIDILVNNAGYYAHTSWSNTSCQDWTDVYNVNVISYVRMIQRILPAMKGQGWGRVINIGGGLGIQPISDQPHYNASLAARHNMSVSLARQLAGTGITSNVVAPGAIMNPGVEQWLRNAAPQKGWGTDIAEMERNAVKELVPNDAGRFGRQEEVAAAVAYLASPYADYVSGALLRVDAGTVRSI, encoded by the coding sequence ATGGACTACAAATTAGCGGGCAAGCGCGCACTGGTAACAGGATCCAGCGCCGGCCTCGGGGAAGCTATTGCCATTATGCTGGCAGATGAAGGCGTACACGTGATCGTACATGGACGTAATGAGGAAAGAACAAAGGCCGTCGCACAACGGATTACCGAAGCCGGTGGTACCGTGGAAGTCGCTTTGGGCGACCTTGCAACGGACGAAGGAGCCGATAATGTCGCCAAGGTGGCATTGGCTGGTGGCCCCATAGACATCCTGGTCAACAACGCCGGATATTATGCACACACCTCCTGGTCAAATACCTCCTGCCAGGATTGGACGGATGTTTATAACGTGAACGTGATCTCTTATGTCCGCATGATTCAGCGTATCTTACCTGCAATGAAAGGTCAGGGCTGGGGAAGGGTTATCAATATTGGCGGCGGATTAGGTATACAACCCATCAGCGATCAGCCTCACTATAACGCCAGCCTCGCCGCACGTCATAATATGAGTGTCTCCCTCGCTAGACAACTCGCAGGTACCGGCATTACCTCCAATGTAGTAGCGCCGGGCGCCATTATGAATCCCGGCGTAGAGCAGTGGCTGCGCAATGCCGCACCACAAAAAGGATGGGGGACCGATATTGCCGAAATGGAACGTAATGCAGTAAAAGAGCTGGTGCCCAATGATGCCGGCAGATTTGGAAGACAGGAAGAAGTAGCTGCTGCTGTAGCTTATCTGGCCAGCCCTTACGCCGACTATGTCAGCGGCGCACTGCTGCGTGTCGATGCCGGCACCGTTCGCAGTATCTAA
- a CDS encoding helix-turn-helix domain-containing protein produces MVNTNDTNGLQNPVIRFNNYGSDFKEGEAFVTDHIFSYIISGTQEIWSGNEMYVFKAGDYRFIRRNQLTKYVKRPGQQGFQSVAVHIDQGTLKEMQGLYGASYKIPYKGKDITLLKPDVWLENYINSLTPYLDTSGMYSEGLVSLKAKELVLLLLQTSPSIGQALFDFDVPGKIDLVAFMNTHYRYNVGLDRMAFLTGRSLSTFKRDFKRIFNTTAGRWLTRKRLEEANFLIAKKGKTASAIYLDLGFEDLSHFSSAYKKVFGKTPSQR; encoded by the coding sequence ATGGTGAACACAAACGATACGAACGGACTGCAAAACCCGGTTATACGCTTTAATAATTACGGTAGTGATTTTAAAGAAGGAGAGGCCTTCGTAACCGATCACATATTCAGCTACATCATATCCGGTACACAGGAGATCTGGTCAGGCAATGAAATGTATGTTTTTAAAGCAGGCGATTATCGTTTCATCCGCAGAAACCAGCTTACCAAATATGTAAAACGTCCCGGTCAGCAAGGCTTTCAATCTGTTGCAGTACACATTGACCAGGGAACGCTGAAGGAAATGCAAGGGTTGTATGGTGCCTCTTACAAAATCCCTTACAAGGGGAAAGATATCACACTGTTAAAGCCCGATGTCTGGCTCGAAAACTATATAAACAGCCTGACGCCTTATTTAGACACTTCCGGTATGTACAGCGAGGGGCTTGTGTCATTAAAAGCGAAAGAACTGGTCCTGCTGTTACTGCAAACAAGTCCGTCCATCGGACAAGCACTATTCGATTTCGATGTACCCGGCAAAATAGACCTGGTGGCTTTTATGAATACACACTACCGCTACAACGTAGGTTTAGACCGGATGGCTTTCCTCACCGGAAGAAGTTTATCCACTTTCAAAAGAGATTTTAAAAGAATATTCAATACGACCGCCGGCCGGTGGCTGACAAGAAAACGGCTGGAAGAAGCCAATTTCCTGATCGCTAAAAAAGGGAAAACAGCATCCGCCATCTACCTTGATCTTGGCTTCGAAGACCTGTCGCACTTTTCTTCCGCATACAAAAAGGTATTCGGTAAAACACCCTCTCAACGGTGA
- a CDS encoding NIF family HAD-type phosphatase — translation MPDKSDKLLLLDLDETLIHATTAPLGVAPDLQFDVFHIYKRPGLEHFLINISQHFTIGVWSSASNEYVEEIVKMITPDSIEWFMIWGKSRCTIRRDYELDSYYFEKRLDKVKNKGFRLEQIIIVDDSPEKSRSNYGNAVYIAPFEGDRNDNELTHLYDYLLTLKEVSNIRSIEKRGWRNNPFTSLNIS, via the coding sequence ATGCCGGACAAATCAGATAAACTCTTATTGCTTGATCTCGACGAAACCTTGATACATGCGACGACTGCTCCCCTGGGAGTTGCGCCGGACCTGCAATTTGATGTGTTTCATATTTATAAACGTCCGGGGTTGGAACACTTTCTTATAAATATATCCCAACATTTTACGATAGGCGTGTGGAGTTCTGCAAGCAATGAATATGTGGAGGAGATCGTGAAAATGATCACGCCGGATTCAATTGAGTGGTTTATGATCTGGGGTAAAAGCAGGTGTACGATCAGGCGGGATTATGAACTGGACAGCTACTATTTTGAGAAGCGGCTGGATAAAGTAAAAAATAAGGGGTTCAGGCTGGAGCAGATCATTATCGTTGATGATTCACCGGAAAAGTCGAGGAGTAATTATGGTAATGCGGTGTATATCGCACCATTTGAAGGAGACCGGAATGATAATGAGCTTACACATCTGTATGATTATCTCCTGACGTTGAAGGAGGTAAGTAATATACGCAGTATTGAAAAACGGGGTTGGCGTAATAACCCGTTTACGTCTTTGAATATTTCTTAG
- a CDS encoding helix-turn-helix transcriptional regulator: protein MKISITDRGTGITREFAHAIGAAIRGRFIDIPENMGTGYITGFSWGKELRMMIRNYYLKEDVYIERTNKLEEGQEDIVFLLSGIFPSILQPDEQILPEQANIMICKHAVSSVLAMPSNTMFGSVTIAVAKQYLHQLFGKIDHPVVASVLEGKDNFVFETGISTAIINTASGMLGQPVPETLESHYYKLKCEELLCYVFTMLMQREIVPATGMHIDDIKAIYAIKARLQAKLDEPPNIAALAKEAGMSEPKLRKLFKQTFGKGVFEYYQSGRMQEAARLLKERRLTVSEVGYQLGFTNLSHFSRVFEQYMGSKPKKYSKT, encoded by the coding sequence ATGAAAATATCAATCACGGATAGAGGGACTGGCATTACCCGCGAATTTGCCCATGCAATAGGCGCCGCTATCAGAGGAAGGTTCATCGATATTCCTGAAAACATGGGCACAGGATACATCACCGGCTTTTCCTGGGGAAAGGAACTACGTATGATGATCCGGAATTATTATCTGAAAGAGGATGTGTATATTGAGCGTACTAATAAACTCGAAGAAGGGCAGGAGGATATTGTTTTCCTGTTAAGCGGTATCTTCCCCTCTATACTACAACCCGATGAACAAATCTTACCGGAACAGGCCAATATTATGATTTGTAAACACGCGGTTTCATCTGTATTAGCGATGCCTTCAAACACAATGTTTGGCAGTGTGACAATCGCCGTTGCTAAACAATACCTGCATCAGTTGTTTGGAAAAATAGATCACCCGGTCGTAGCAAGTGTACTGGAAGGGAAAGATAACTTTGTGTTTGAAACCGGTATTTCAACAGCCATCATTAATACCGCCAGCGGAATGTTGGGCCAGCCTGTTCCGGAAACCCTGGAAAGCCATTACTATAAACTGAAATGCGAGGAACTGCTGTGTTATGTATTTACCATGCTGATGCAACGGGAAATAGTACCGGCCACCGGTATGCATATCGATGATATCAAAGCCATATACGCTATTAAAGCCCGTTTACAAGCTAAGCTGGATGAACCTCCCAACATAGCGGCACTGGCAAAAGAAGCAGGCATGAGTGAACCTAAACTACGAAAGCTGTTTAAACAGACCTTCGGAAAAGGGGTGTTTGAATATTATCAGTCCGGACGAATGCAGGAAGCCGCCAGACTATTAAAAGAGAGACGACTGACAGTCTCCGAAGTGGGCTATCAGTTAGGATTTACTAACCTCAGCCATTTCTCCCGGGTATTTGAACAGTACATGGGTAGCAAGCCTAAGAAATATTCAAAGACGTAA
- the purE gene encoding 5-(carboxyamino)imidazole ribonucleotide mutase — protein MKQVEVGIIMGSSSDAPTMRQAIEVLKKFDIGYEFSVVSAHRSPQRMFDYAATAEERGLKIIIAGAGGAAHLPGMVAAITTLPVIGVPIKSSNSLDGWDSLLSIVQMPGDIPVATVGVNGARNAGLLAVQMLGISNSSIRQQLAAMKKENNEKVAKQNETLEQF, from the coding sequence ATGAAACAGGTAGAAGTAGGCATTATTATGGGCAGCAGTTCTGATGCGCCTACCATGCGTCAGGCAATAGAGGTGTTAAAGAAATTCGACATAGGCTATGAATTTAGCGTTGTGTCAGCACACCGTAGCCCCCAAAGAATGTTTGACTATGCAGCTACCGCTGAAGAGCGTGGTTTAAAGATCATCATCGCAGGCGCCGGTGGCGCAGCACACCTTCCTGGTATGGTGGCCGCTATTACTACATTGCCTGTAATTGGTGTTCCTATTAAATCTTCCAACTCCCTTGATGGTTGGGATTCCCTGTTGTCCATCGTACAAATGCCTGGCGACATACCTGTAGCCACAGTAGGTGTTAATGGCGCCCGTAATGCCGGTCTGCTGGCAGTACAGATGCTGGGTATCAGCAACAGCTCCATCAGACAACAGCTGGCAGCTATGAAAAAAGAAAATAATGAGAAGGTGGCTAAACAGAATGAAACCTTAGAGCAATTCTAA
- a CDS encoding 5-(carboxyamino)imidazole ribonucleotide synthase yields MIENLKVGILGGGQLGGMLIRHAIDLGLSISVMDKDPNAPCARYTSSFVCADPKSYEDVLEFGKGLDVITIEMEAVNIDALRELEKQGKKVFPTPDTIKVIQDKFTQKQFLLSHNIPVVPGDAIEDRNELYKYENKLPGCLKKRRNGYDGYGVMVLKSGADIATAFDEPCVLEELVDIKHEIAVIVARNEHGAVTCYDPVMMVFSEEKFVLESQVAPAQLAEGMQEEATRLAEKIADALQLVGILAVEMFVTKDNRILVNELAPRPHNSGHHTIEASTTSQYEQLLRAILGLPLGDTSLHLPSLMLNLLETAALAANRVEKLKALLDIPGAHLHWYGKKGSRIGRKVGHVTITGSTMEAIAVKAETIREILN; encoded by the coding sequence ATGATTGAAAATTTGAAAGTAGGAATATTAGGAGGCGGTCAGCTCGGAGGTATGCTTATACGGCACGCTATAGACCTCGGCCTCAGCATTTCAGTAATGGACAAGGACCCAAATGCGCCTTGTGCACGTTATACTTCTTCTTTTGTCTGTGCCGATCCCAAATCGTATGAAGACGTGCTGGAATTCGGTAAGGGCCTCGACGTTATTACAATAGAAATGGAGGCAGTGAATATCGACGCCTTACGTGAACTCGAAAAACAAGGGAAAAAGGTTTTCCCGACTCCCGATACGATTAAAGTGATCCAGGATAAATTCACCCAGAAACAGTTCCTGCTGTCACACAATATCCCTGTAGTACCTGGTGACGCCATTGAGGATAGAAATGAGCTCTATAAATACGAAAATAAACTGCCGGGCTGTCTTAAAAAACGCCGCAACGGATACGACGGCTATGGTGTAATGGTGTTGAAATCAGGTGCTGACATCGCCACTGCTTTCGACGAACCATGTGTGCTGGAAGAATTGGTAGACATCAAACACGAAATTGCGGTTATCGTAGCCAGAAATGAGCATGGTGCTGTAACCTGTTATGATCCTGTGATGATGGTATTTTCTGAAGAGAAATTCGTACTTGAGTCTCAGGTAGCTCCGGCGCAATTAGCCGAAGGAATGCAGGAAGAAGCGACTCGCCTTGCGGAAAAGATAGCAGATGCGCTCCAGCTGGTAGGTATTCTGGCGGTAGAGATGTTTGTTACAAAAGATAACAGGATCTTAGTGAATGAACTGGCGCCAAGACCGCACAATAGTGGTCACCACACAATAGAAGCCAGCACTACATCACAATACGAGCAGCTGCTTCGCGCTATATTAGGTTTGCCATTAGGTGATACCAGTCTGCATTTACCTTCGTTGATGCTTAACCTACTGGAAACCGCTGCATTGGCTGCAAACAGAGTAGAAAAACTCAAAGCACTTTTGGATATACCAGGGGCACATTTGCACTGGTATGGCAAAAAAGGTAGCAGAATAGGCAGAAAAGTAGGGCACGTAACGATAACAGGTAGCACAATGGAAGCCATTGCTGTAAAAGCTGAAACCATTCGGGAAATTTTAAACTAA